The Branchiostoma floridae strain S238N-H82 chromosome 7, Bfl_VNyyK, whole genome shotgun sequence region ACAGGTGACATGGCTGTTCCGGGTTGCAGCCAGGCTGGTGAAAATGGCGCGCACTTTGAACTCTGAACCTTCACCCAATGTCACGTTCGAGGTTTGATGTCNNNNNNNNNNNNNNNNNNNNNNNNNNNNNNNNNNNNNNNNNNNNNNNNNNNNNNNNNNNNNNNNNNNNNNNNNNNNNNNNNNNNNNNNNNNNNNNNNNNNGAAGGCCAAAGGGgggtcccccccccccggcgtgcccccccccccccccccaaaaaaaataggGTGAATGTTTAAATTGTTGTAACCCCCCACCAACGTAAGGTCATGTCATCCTAAGTACACAAGAGAAATCAAAACTTTCAGGTACAATGGGACACGTATAAGTAAATGAAGTGAATAATTAAGCTTCATGATTATTTTACTTAACGTTGAACTATGTGGATCACTACGGTGAACTAAAATAGCTCCGGAAataggcatgcagaccctcaggcACGAAAAGAACTTAAAAGACTGAAGAGACCAAGCAGTGTATTAAAATAGCAGATTTACTTTTAAAACAGTTAGCTGTGGACATATTTACAGTAGTGTTGGACGATACCTTTTATTCATAAGAtcattcaagttcaagtttgttTAATCATGCATAGCAGTCCTAATGTCATTCATGAATTTCTAGACATGTCGtttgaaaaatatatttctCCTGTGAATTTCCTTGTTAAAGAACTTTACATGCTTTATAATAGACCTCCATGGCAACATGAGGAGAAGGACGGTCGTAAATATGGCTCGAGCTCTTGATTCTACGTATTGAAACATGCAATTTACACTAAACGCATGTACATGTTCTGGTACTTTCATACTGTAGAACAATTCTTCTAGCTTTGAATGCTTGATGAACAGAATTTGCGaatgaaatttgctgcagctTTAGAAAGTCCGGGTAtactttaaacttttttttcgtcCGTGgtgattacatgtatttgattgcaTGCATTTGGACGGAACCAATGTCTGTTTGTCAACATCATAGTACTGCGTCTTTTGCATTTGCAGCCCAGCTCGTCAGCCGAGGCCCCTTCCTCTGCCAGTCCTGCAGCTCGGACGGACGGTGGTAGATACGGACGTACCTGTAAGATCGAAACATATTGGTAAAAACTTTATTCATTTGACGGCTGTGTTTCACATCATCTCCAACTTTGTTTAGCTTTCAGTGTCCACCACGGTATTTTATTCTAAACTGAGATCTTGTGAGTCTATATTTTATAAGCTCATGTACCTCATTATAGTTGTACATCCAACTTCATATCGTCGTAATCAAGCAAAATCATCattcgtaaaaaaaaaggtcGATCGCAAAAGCCAAGCCGAACACAATAGAGATAACTGAAATTTACCAATGACTCGCTATGTTGCGTTCTACATACTTGAGTAGAGAGCAGCTAGAAAGAACACATCTTTACCTGCAGTGTGAGCGTATTTTCTCCATCTCGTTCATCTGTGCCGTTAGTGTATCTCTCGGGGTGGGCGCTAGGAGGCGCTTGGACTGACGCATGAGCAGACCTCCACTGTCGTCATCCTGCCTCTCCACAACGATCACAGgctgctgattggctggtagGGACAATGACGTCAGAATATAAATAAGTTTAAAAGTGTATACAGAAactgtacattttacatcttatgCACTGTGTGGTCATTAGAGCATTTAGTATAACACGCAGAATCATTGCGTTGGAAATTGTATAACTATCGGTTCTGTTGAATTCGAACTGAGCTAGGGCCATTGCTTTCTGTTATTATGCATTAGTTCATAAAAGGAAACTTTTGGcaatgaacaacaacaatacatgcATACCTTCATCGTCCATTTTCTTAAGAAAACAGCTGACTTTTTCCCTTTGCTGTTGCTCCTTTCTCCGGACGTCTTCTAGTAACTTTTGTCTTGTCAGTCTTTCTCTTCTCTGTGGAACCTTAAAGTAGTCATAGATATCTACTTTTGTAGAAATGTGTTTCTGCTCCGGCGTGAAGTCCCCGTTTGCTTCCTTTTTGTACACGGTAACCTCGTAGTTGTCTGggagtttcttcttcttcttccgccAAAGACTCCCCGTAGAAGAGCTCCCACATACAGACCCTTGTGGGACAGACAAATGTTTCGCTCCCGTTGAATTTTTCCTGCTCTGCTTTCCTTTGTCTTTGTCCTTCTTTTTCTTGGACTCCTTTTGAAGGTCTTTCGTGTTTTCAACCGAACTTGAGGTAAGATTCTCgttattgttgtcatttttgtcgTCCAATCGCGACTTGGGATCATTTGTCGCTGTGACAACGTCAATCACGTCATCTGAGGGAATTCTGGGTAACGTATTTTCTTGCTGATCTGTCGTTTGTGGTCTACCGTCGACAGTCGTTCTTTCACTGACACTCGACTCATCGTCGTCAGACAGTTTGGAGTTTAATGACATATTTTCGTCTTGCGATCTGTCACCCAAAGGCGGTAAAGTCTTTTTGGAAGTTCTTCCTTTCTTATTTCTattccctttcttcttcttgctaTTTGTTCCTTCCTTGTCTTGTCTGTTCGCTTTTGAATCGTTTTCCTTTAAGACATCTTCTCCGTTTGAAGGTTGGATATCATAAGTCTTCTGCAGAGAAGACAATAACGACGCCGTCTCTTCTTGTATGGAAGACTTTCTCCTCCCTGGGTGGAAGGAATCCGGAACATCGAGGAAAGGGCTGCCGGGCGAGCGCTCCGGATTTTCCGGATTGTGGCTCGTCCCCATAAAGTCGTGTCCAATGTGACCTTCCACGACAAGGGCGGCTGGTTGTGCTCTCCCATCGTTGTTGTGAGATGGTTGTGCTTCTGTCTTCTTTGTGAGGTCCAGGACATCACTATTAGCTGCAAATAGAGATGTTTACAGATGTTATTTAATGATTATGATAACGAACAGGAGAGAAGGAATAGTGGGGcgggctactctccaagcagaggttgatggttAAAAATCTATAGCTGACGACATATTATCATTATGTATTTCCATATGCTATATgctcaactcatatatccgccTACGTAGGCCAATATACTTTATTCCGAATGCGAGACCACATCACCCATACATGACTGTGTTGTTATCGATATCAATAGTATTTTGTTGTTATGTGTGTagcccatcctcctacgcagggacatccaatagccaaactgcctgtctggctgttggatgtccctgcgtaggaggatggtgtaGCCTCGCAGCTccattgtctatatagctagtagttgttattggttgccattgTACCTTATGcgattgttacctttgccagaatggctaaggttatgttttcggtttggtggtgtggttctccccgtttgtgagcagcataactcgagaggacttcgatggatgcagctgatatttggtgggtgggtaggggtgtggaagacgaaggtcgagttcgataatgggcctcctagcggcttgctaaggtactgcagcaggacctgtatgcttgatatctcgcgttccggacatgctgcggtcgtgatttttgagcgttagggagcccttaaagcagggagtgattgctgcgagtttgggccccctagtggctttcatggaagtgcaggcgccggtttaattgcaaacttttgtctgcggacagcataactcgagaagactttgacggatgcagctggtatttggtgggtgggtaggggtctgggaaacgaagggggagttcgataatgggccccctagcggcttcccttggtactgcagtgcaacttccgggtgtgtttttccatcttctgaacatggtatggccacgagttttgggtgttagatagctgttgtgctcaggagttagtgacataagtttgggccccctagcggctagtgtagggatagcaggggcattcttgtcgaaaacCTCTGAAGCAGtacaaccccactccaccttagcagctgtcagcacagttgaggggttcctggtccatgaattggactggcctatgatcagtcagtactgtgagcaacctgatatttcagaggtggaaaggtcagaccttgcaaatgtgttagttgacccttaggccatatgatcaacttggcaagccaaaatgatgggcttatgtacataacaacggtcttagtctgtattcttctccttcctttgagtttgagaggtaggtacactgacatctctcttttcactacatggtctcaatttgagctgtccttgcagtagtcttttNNNNNNNNNNNNNNNNNNNNNNNNNNNNNNNNNNNNNNNNNNNNNNNNNNNNNNNNNNNNNNNNNNNNNNNNNNNNNNNNNNNNNNNNNNNNNNNNNNNNcattttcagtctcaaagccttcatgcattcaagtctgtctccaaagagtcagaACTTTGAAGCTTGAACTATGTAGAGcatgtatcttaccttttatatcatatggttgtgagatttggggcagagctaattcagaagacaattgcccagcagaaattacacggaggtgattttgtggaaaatcttttgggtgtacatagagatacaaggaacatgaggtagtagagcagagcttgggacattgttcccaattgacttacatatatttaatgtacagtcaagttgtggctacgcttcaaacattcggacttttcaacacatcccctattgtgagtaggcgtgttatcactctgtcatcaaattgaatatgaactgatgaacagctgtaaggaattcaggttacaaggcgtaagggaaatttgaaacgatatcggttacttttttctatggatgtctgaattcacagttagacaataagtacataatgtacattgttaaaaatgtggttgaaagatatatatatccagatatgttttcattgactgtctacaaaaaagtaaagaagggattctccagggaatattatataaaattttctagataaatatgtggtagagtccattccaagacaccatgagggtttttaggcgatatttataattagtctaaatcattttgaataaaagaatatctgagccacaataattaaattattttcaaaaaattgactaagaaaatactcatctatttgaatttctttgaatattttagaaacattttgaaagtaactgtacaaaaatatctttatttagaataattgtgaaacctctctgtgattatttcacatttacaaatatttacaaaaaatggtaaacctggcccaaatggtagaattagtttattgcccccataaaagtaagcccctattgttgcatctgtatatttttagacttcactgctgggcactggtggatcctttgtggtgggccattgttgcatggcacccaaccatactttgcaaggatgtgtgaattgctatcttcccagcccaccgaaccatttacaaaaaatggtagaaaatggtagaaaatggtagaatgctgttatcattatttagaaaccattagaagtatccaatttcacaccatgaatatttccaaagttttacaggaccagggaaatatttataaagttgaaacagtgttaagaatatttctgaagtatcaaatgtcctagacatataattacaaaactttaaaatcaattctaaacaatggcaacaaacatccgcatggtgtcttggaatggactctatggtgggctttgtgcaaacttagaagtagtgcctacccccttgcaattgtgacagggtggtggaaatggtacttgtttctcgatgttttaagcttgagggtgacttctgaacagtttcatacaactaaaatgcacatttgtggagttatggttttggagctgaggggttgccgcacaaacctggacaatagactaaaaccactgcgacaattttacctttgccagaatggtaaggttaggttttggatgtgtttgtgtgtctgtttgtgtgttaacagcataactcgagaagcctgggatggatcctgatgatatttggtaggtgggtagggatcgggaaacgaaggtcaagtttgataatggaccccctagcggcttgctaaggtacagttagacaataagtacataatgtacattgttaaaaatgtggttgaaagatatatatatccagatatgttttcattgactgtctacaaaaaagtaaagaagggattctccagggaatattatataaaattttctagataaatatgtggtatggtgggctttgtgcaaacttagaagtagtgcctacccccttgcaattgtgacagggtggtggaaatggtacttgtttctcgatgctttaagcttgagggtgacttctgaacagtttcatacaactaaaatgcacatttgtggagttatggttttggagctgaggggttgcgtagcgtaagtgaagacctaaataatgagataccaattatgcaaatcaacagctaatttgcctaatcaattaggaaaagtacaaaaacccactgcatttcattatagtactttcatcaaagttgtcacatatgtaactgagaaagagggaagagagtaaggggtgtattttatttaagactgaaagagaataagtcgagaatggatcaaaggatcatcatgatttttggtatgctgatagcttaagtaatgcttgatacaatttgatatcgattaatggtaccttgggatctaatttgcataatcaatgttgaaattttataaaccaactccaagcatataattataaagaaaatgaaatgagtaacgcatttgtctacagacatcattctacataacaaaccttgttatttggcaaaggtatgtttgagcaataaagttcattatgTTTACCTGCAGATTCCGAGATCGGAGGAAGCTCCTTGGCCAGCTGGCGGGCTCGCTCCTGCCGCCGCCGCTCCCGCTCCACTTCCAGCTTCTTCCGCTTGGTGGCTGTCTTCATGAGGGAAACGTACAGGGGGCGCTGGTCTCGGTTCATCTGTACCATGGCGTTGTTGTGCTGGCGGTACCACGTATCCAGCTGTGGCAAGGGAACGTGCAAACATTGGTGTACAATATTGCATTTCAAAGAGCCCAATTATTTGTGCAGAAGTAATATTTAGTGTAGTGCATTCTTGATAGAATTGAACAATGGCGTTTTGGGGAGAACCTCTTTGAACTGACGTAAAATAATCGCAATTTATGATTAGTTACATCACTGGGACATTTTTAAAGTAATAGAGGTTTTGAAGGAAATGCAAGTTACACAAAactgtagcctgactaaaatcgtgcTCCTAGTGGCCGAccttacagttgccaccttCTAGACTGTGTAAACATAGCAGGCTACACAAAACTGATACATCGGAAAAAGGTATTTTACATTTGACATTCTTACAATTCAAACAAATACAAACAGAAACAACTATCTATTTACGACAACCTAAGACAGAGTAGATCCAAGTGATGTCCTCACCTTTTTGCCGAGGTTCCTTTTCTCGGAGATGATGTTACTGAAGAGTGATTGTGACTGCGCCCCCGTGCGGGCGACCCGTGCCGAGTCCTGCCCGACAGCGGTCAGCATGCTCTCGCTGCCCAGGAAGTTCTCCCGCAGGATCTCAAACGTGCTTTTATTCGCATGCATGTTTTCTTCCTTCTTCTAGCATCTTTGCTGACGAGAAGTCCTTGCGTTAAAGTTTTCCTTCCGAACGTCTTGAACTAGGCACTACATTTGGATTGTTGAGCTGTAACACCAAGAGTCCAGCAAATTCACGCTTCAGAGCTGTATCTCACTGTAACATAAAAGTCGTACGTTAGCCATAGCAGCGATTGtaacttttatatgtatgtgcAATAAACAAAGTAAAGGCAAATGGACACTTAAGAACACTAGCTATAGAATGAATGATACAGAGGGCATTCTCTTTTCCAGCTGTTTGATTAATACAACGAGCCATATTTGCGGAGATGAGAGAAGATACGACCGGATACCAAGCTGAAATACACCTGCCATGACGAAACCTTGCTTACTGTCTGTTTTCAAGCGTCGGAAAGCGCATGATTCGTCTCGACAACTACTGTAAAAACACTTACCCCATAGGCAcctttattatacatgtacgagTCAATGTATGGGTCATTACGGGGTAATTTGTATCGTCTAATTGTAGACTGATGAGACAATCCTCCTTTGTCCTTCCCTTGTTAATTTATGGGTTTTGCGTCAACATGTACTGATCAACAGGAAGTCCTTTGTTCGACCTCCAAGGTCTGAACTTAAGGGTCTGAACCTTTCTTGGTTCACCTTAATGATGCCGATGGCACACGTAAAGGGTTCAATAGAGGTTAAAGAcggtagaaaaaaaatcttcaatgAACGGCGTTGCAAATCGACAACCTGGTTAAGCTTCTtaaattgatacaaattatgcaaaagcCTAACAGTATCTGTTGTCTAAGATTGGGGCATTTATTCAGTACTACGTACTATTCTACTCTTCAATTAGCCATGCTTTCCATGCACAGTACAAATTAAAATGCACAAAGACACATCAAAATATGAGTACTAGTAGTTAATCCAGCGTTAAAATCCTGAACAAATATAGCAGCATCGAAAATCGCACGATCAAGTCGTTGTCGTCTCAGGGTGAAAACAACAGATTGCCCTTTTCTTGAACTCAATGAGgggacaaaacacacacaaaagacaCTTATCAAGCAAAATATCAGGTACAAACTTCCTTCTCAAAATGCGTTACCACAACAACTCACCAAAACATGACTTCAGTCCGACTGATCAGTTCAACTGACTACGAGAAGAAGCTGGGGCGATGCGTACATTTTTCCAGAGAGAAACAGCAAGTCTCTGAGTTGGACATGGCGGCGTGGTGTGTCCATGGGGAATAATCCACCTGTAGGAATGCCTGAACTACACTAACGCCTGGCCACAGGGTGTGGGCGGGTGAATGGGCGAGGGGATCAGCAGAAAGACTCAATTACCCGATCACAAAGCAGTCTAACGAGTTCAGAGTAGGATTTAAGACCTTCAAATCCCTTAATCGCTTGCGGAGACCTTGTTGGCAAAATAACATAAGCGCCTTTTCAGTACGTGAATGAGTTGTGTGGCTCACGAGAAAACGTAGGAATGAGGTTAAGACGATTTCATTTTGTCAGAAAGGGGGGTTGTCCCAGGTCTTCCTTCGTAATTTTCTAAAAACCTAACCCTCCCCAATATAAAGTAGAACAGTCATGTAAATTCGAAACCCTTACGATTGTTGTCCCTGTTGTTGTGTAAAAACTATGATTCCAACAACATCTTTTAAGAGTATTGGTATCATTACGAAGAAggccttcttttctttctaacTCTATACAGGATGATACATTAACACTTACCGTCATCTTACTCATGAATTCGAACAGAACCTTCCAAACGTTTTCAGCAATCTAGCTCAAAAGAGACGCTACGATTATGGCTACTTCTGAAACGCACTACTCATgattagaacatggccactacccatcagccaatcagagcccttcaattactgtgttTATATCTCCATAGTGCAGAAAAGTATGGTACTATAAAAAATGTGTGGTACTATAAACTCATTAGCATGAAATAGAaccacacatttttcatagtaccatATTGTAGCACCACTGCTTCGCCTTGTGCGCGGAGCGACCCTATTTGCCCATTGTTTCATGTTCTAACTATATTCAAACCATCAAACGGAATGCCTTCAGTGTTGGGATACTAAGAAATGGCCTCCTATTGTTTAGAAAAGGTATGAATAGGGATATCTTACGTGCAACAACTCATGTAACATTACGACAGAAAGCAAGCGAGAGGAAAAAACACCGTCTTGTCATAATAAATTCTAATTTCCGGTCTTTTCGTTGCCTTTAAAGTTGTTAACGACTTTTTGGTATGGCTTGGAATTATGCGGTACATTTCTGTGACGTCCGTACGCGACGTTTGACGTAAATCGTCTACATTCTGTAACAGTTCCCATTTTCTGCCCCGTGTATGCTGATTCTTACATCTTAATAAGACATCTTTGAAGACCTATTTTACTTCAAGCGAAGTCCAGAATGCTTACGGAATCGATCAGCTAGACACTAGTACAGCTTGCGCTAGGAGGAACTAACGAGGAAAACACCTCTACTAGATGCACACACGTACCTTTTTAAAACCATCAAATCGCTGTCTTCAGCAGTGACAAAAATTCCGATAACGCCGTATATGGcgattttttctttcatcagaAGTAAGATTGAATACGTACGTGCTCTAGCATCGCCTGGCCTAAGTGACATCGCATGCATGTACATGAGCTCAGGTGATCAAAGTACGTTGTCCTCACAGTCAATGACTCTACACATTTCTAATCACGCCTCTTGCGAAGATCAAACTACACCTCGCGGCACTCCGACCGCCTGTACACACAAACTACGGTCACTCGTGCTCCTGTGATGGGCACAGGGGCTATAATTAGGTACATACCACAGGAtttatttacttgttttacTTTTACGTGCCATAGGACACAGTTTCGCAGAAGTTGTGCAACATAACTGTGTCATTTGGTTGGACGCACCTGTTTTTAAACAATAGTGTCACACAATTTGGACGAAGTTACGTGACCCGACTGTGAGTAACATGTCCATTGACACGGTTggtttgatatttttgtaagaTTTAAGATCATTTAACGTGTAAACAAGACAAACTTGACAAACAGGAAGATTTTAATGCAAGTCACGTCCAACAAACATAAATTACCTAACTACTACCTGTAAATGGCAACTGCTTGTCGGTTACGCTTCGTAAACCTTGTATAATGGACGACCTCTCATATGAACCCTAAATCTGAACCTAGATTTGAAAAAAGGCACAATTTGCAAAAGATACAGCTTTGTTATTGGTAATCGAATGACAGAAGATACCTTTGTCATATCAGAAAGATATAACAGATTTCGTCTTAAACATAATTCACCACATGGAGTAAACCAGCATACACATTAAGCATTATTTGCAAGctactttttgtctttttctttctttaattcattcattcattcagtcattctttctttctgtctgtctttcttctCTAATTGCATTCTCTAGCATTTATCAATTATAACACAGGAAATGAAGTCACAAGCACGTGCACAATGTCACCGATGATTATGCATTCCGATGCTCACGCCGGTGTCGCTATTTGTTCGCCAGTCCCACACGGTCCCGCGTTGGTCTCCCATCAAGATTAATGACTACACACGGCCACCTGGCGACTGATCTGACTTCTCCGTGAACTTTGTACAAACGATAAGAAATGCCACACGTTTGAGGCGTTGAACGAGAAGTGTGATAACTCTGACCCAGCCTGTTCAGACATGTAAACATTTGTTTGGGATTCAAACACTTGGCGGTGGTCATATGAGTTCGTACAACGTCGGACAACGTACGAGTAATACGTTCTTAGCTGGCTTCTCAGAAAACTTTGTACAAACGATAAGAGATGTCACATGCATTGAACGCGATGTGTAATAAGTCAGACCCAGCATGttcaaacatgtaaacatttgTTTGGGATTTAGCACACTTGGTGGTGGTCATAAGAGTTCGTACTGTGACAAGTACGGGTGATACTTTCTTAAAATAGCGATACTTTCTTAAAATAGCGATAGCGGTACATGTCTCTCAAGCATTCACCAGGGGTATCAAAATGTCACTCACAGCAGAAGGATGTAGGGTAGAGGTCTTTGTCCAAACTTGGCCTTGGTGATAAGTAAAACGTCAATAATGCTGTGTATCTAAAGATCCTGTCAAACCTTGATAGCCGACtacgaccttctccagaccatggttgcgAGTTAGTCGCGAGCAAGCTCTGATTGGTAGTTGGTCTTTGATAGTCGTCTGCACACCAGATTGTGAATTTTGACAAATCAAATACAGAAAACTCAAATTCTTCTTGCGATCAGAACTTTGTTCAAACAAGAGATGTGAGACATTGAACGAGAacgtaataactctgacccagcCTGTTCAAACGTGTAAACATTTGTTTGGGATTTAACACACTTGGTGGTGGTCATATGAGTTCGTACTGTTACAAGTAAGAGTAATACATTCTTAGCTGGCTTCTCAGAAAACTTTGTGCAAACGATAAGAGATGTCACATGCATTGAACGAGATgtgtaataactctgacccaccctgtacaaacatgtaaacatttgTTTGGGATTTAACACACTTGGCGGTGGTCATATGAGTTCGTACTGTGACAGGTACGGGTAATACTTTCCTAAAATAGCGATACGTTTGTACATGTCTCTCAAGAATCCACCAGGGCTATTAAAAATGTCACTCACAACAGAAGGATGTAGGGTAGAGGTCTTTGCCCGAACCTGGCCTTTGTGATAAGTAAAATGTCAATAGTGCTGTGTATCTTAAGATTCTTTCACACATAGTTGCGACtacgaccttctccagaccatggttgtgAGTCGTGGGCAAGGTAGTCCATCGGCTCTGATTGGTAGTTGGTCTTTGAAAGTCGTCTGCACCACAGACAGATCgtgaattttttaaaaccaaacaCAGAAAACTCAGATTCTTCTTGCGATCAGAGGAGCGAATGGGACAATAGGATGGATTCAGACAATTGGGACTTCATTGACTGTTGAATGTAAAGGAAAATGTGTGAATGTAGGTTAACCATTGTTCGAACGGTTTTAAGGGCAGAGAATACTAGATGTTTCCACAAATGTCCATTGACAACGAGACTACTGGGAGTAAACCCACAAAAACAACTTTTCTCTTAAGGGTTTCAAATgatcatttttttctaactttTGCAACTAATGGTCCTAATGGACCTACCACTTTACTACACTGACCTAAAGGCCATGATCATAATATCCCTAACAGTTTTCACTAGGGCCACAGTATTATCTAATTTTGGACCCTCAAATCCGGCTTGCTCATTATACCTTTTCTCATATCCCTGCCAATGAATTTTTAATCA contains the following coding sequences:
- the LOC118419903 gene encoding uncharacterized protein LOC118419903, whose amino-acid sequence is MHANKSTFEILRENFLGSESMLTAVGQDSARVARTGAQSQSLFSNIISEKRNLGKKLDTWYRQHNNAMVQMNRDQRPLYVSLMKTATKRKKLEVERERRRQERARQLAKELPPISESAANSDVLDLTKKTEAQPSHNNDGRAQPAALVVEGHIGHDFMGTSHNPENPERSPGSPFLDVPDSFHPGRRKSSIQEETASLLSSLQKTYDIQPSNGEDVLKENDSKANRQDKEGTNSKKKKGNRNKKGRTSKKTLPPLGDRSQDENMSLNSKLSDDDESSVSERTTVDGRPQTTDQQENTLPRIPSDDVIDVVTATNDPKSRLDDKNDNNNENLTSSSVENTKDLQKESKKKKDKDKGKQSRKNSTGAKHLSVPQGSVCGSSSTGSLWRKKKKKLPDNYEVTVYKKEANGDFTPEQKHISTKVDIYDYFKVPQRRERLTRQKLLEDVRRKEQQQREKVSCFLKKMDDEANQQPVIVVERQDDDSGGLLMRQSKRLLAPTPRDTLTAQMNEMEKIRSHCRYVRIYHRPSELQDWQRKGPRLTSWAANAKDAVL